Proteins encoded within one genomic window of Geotalea daltonii FRC-32:
- a CDS encoding SDR family NAD(P)-dependent oxidoreductase has protein sequence MTCGSVLVTGGAGFIGSHLGDELLRHGYRVRVLDSLLPQVHGPAAGRPEYLDSEIELIKGDVRDPDAVKKALEGMDAVFHLAAMVGVGQSMYEIERYTSVNNNGTAVLMEAIVHSGRVEKVVVASSMSIYGEGLYHDSLGNEYHGSQRCLEQLKTGTWELYNDEGEHLVPVPTPETKNPSLASVYALSKYDQEKMSIIVGNAYHIPVVALRFFNVFGTRQSLSNPYTGVLAIFASRLLNSNCPLIFEDGLQQRDFVSVYDVVQACRLALEVPQESCQVFNVGSGTSHNILEVLEQLAQLLQCEQIKPAITNNYRAGDIRHCFADITAAQNLLGYRPRVSFEEGLTELAEWLRGQIPEDYAPVAHAELSARGLTL, from the coding sequence ATGACCTGTGGCAGCGTGCTTGTAACGGGTGGAGCCGGTTTTATCGGTTCGCACCTGGGGGACGAACTGCTCCGGCACGGCTACCGTGTCAGGGTACTTGACAGCCTTCTCCCCCAGGTTCATGGGCCGGCAGCCGGAAGGCCCGAATATCTGGATAGTGAAATCGAGCTGATAAAAGGGGATGTACGTGATCCCGATGCGGTAAAAAAGGCACTGGAAGGGATGGATGCGGTTTTTCATCTTGCCGCAATGGTCGGTGTCGGCCAGAGCATGTATGAAATCGAGCGCTATACGTCGGTGAACAATAACGGCACGGCAGTGCTCATGGAAGCTATCGTCCACAGTGGCAGGGTCGAAAAGGTTGTCGTTGCATCCAGCATGAGCATATACGGTGAAGGGCTTTACCATGACAGCCTGGGAAATGAGTACCATGGCAGTCAGCGCTGCCTGGAACAGCTTAAGACCGGCACATGGGAACTTTACAACGATGAAGGGGAGCACCTGGTCCCGGTTCCAACCCCGGAAACGAAAAATCCGAGCCTGGCCTCGGTTTATGCCCTTTCGAAGTATGATCAGGAGAAGATGTCCATCATCGTCGGCAATGCCTACCACATTCCAGTGGTCGCCCTGCGATTTTTCAATGTCTTCGGTACCAGGCAATCCCTGTCCAATCCTTACACTGGTGTACTTGCCATATTCGCCTCCAGGCTGTTGAACAGCAACTGCCCCTTGATCTTTGAGGACGGGTTGCAGCAGCGGGATTTCGTCAGCGTCTACGACGTGGTCCAGGCCTGCAGGCTTGCCCTTGAAGTCCCACAGGAATCCTGCCAGGTGTTCAACGTCGGCAGCGGTACGAGCCACAACATCCTCGAGGTGCTTGAACAGCTCGCCCAGCTGCTGCAATGCGAGCAGATCAAGCCGGCAATCACCAACAATTATCGGGCAGGAGATATCAGGCACTGCTTTGCCGATATTACGGCAGCCCAGAATCTGCTTGGTTACCGGCCGCGGGTAAGTTTCGAGGAAGGGCTGACGGAGCTGGCAGAATGGCTCCGGGGACAGATCCCTGAAGACTATGCCCCGGTTGCCCATGCCGAACTATCCGCCCGGGGGCTGACCCTATGA
- a CDS encoding NAD-dependent epimerase/dehydratase family protein — translation MSFQAKDLKMRETLPDHLGLVEWFRPGEFSRVEKVLSMMKKIGIGRLRTGVSWADWYTSAGTSWYEWLMPRLAAEVEILPCFLYTPPSIGIEQKTSSPPVCNKDYADFLDLFTSRFGRFYEYVELWNEPNNLSEWDWTLDPHWTKFGEMIGGAAYWMKQRGKKTILGGMSPVDGHWLCRMFELGVMEYIDIVGIHGFPDIFDYTWKGWDRNIVMVREVLESKGSSCRIWVTEAGFSTWQYDELKQMGVFLEFLQAPADRIYWYGADDLDPALAAVNRFHLDEREYSFGLRKADGTPKLLCRLLENGGVTAVRQVTEGFPATTSYLGEKQKGVLITGGAGFIGTNLADRLLAAGERVIIYDNLSRPGVEKNLFWLQEKYGDRLDVRIADIRNSLLLEQAVSEAKNVFHFSAQVAVTTSIENPAADFAVNAAGAFALLEAIRKAPAPPTLLFTSTNKVYGAMEGMQLQKNNQRYEPVDRSLQSFGMGEDVPLNFLSPYGCSKGCVDQYVLDYAHTYGIAAAVFRMSCIYGPHQFGTEDQGWVAHFAIQTLCNNPISLYGDGCQVRDLLFVEDLVDAFLLARQLMPEIKGQAFNIGGGPERSTSLLELLQLLQEIHGDLPSVSFGNWRTGDQRYYISDIRKFSAVSGWEPRHSVEEGVKKLYHWLSASLTTGKRNLSRDYPHPPLYPSAAVEAMT, via the coding sequence ATGAGTTTTCAGGCCAAAGATCTGAAAATGAGGGAAACGCTCCCCGACCATCTTGGCCTGGTGGAATGGTTCCGGCCCGGTGAATTCAGTAGGGTGGAGAAAGTCCTGTCCATGATGAAGAAAATCGGCATCGGACGTCTGCGAACCGGCGTGTCATGGGCTGACTGGTATACAAGCGCAGGAACAAGCTGGTACGAGTGGTTGATGCCGCGACTGGCCGCAGAGGTGGAGATTCTTCCCTGCTTCCTCTACACGCCGCCTTCCATCGGCATCGAGCAGAAAACCTCCTCTCCCCCTGTGTGCAACAAGGATTACGCAGATTTCCTGGACCTGTTCACCAGCCGCTTCGGCCGGTTCTATGAATATGTCGAACTGTGGAACGAGCCCAACAACCTGAGCGAATGGGACTGGACCCTTGATCCCCACTGGACGAAATTCGGCGAGATGATCGGTGGTGCCGCTTACTGGATGAAGCAGCGAGGCAAAAAAACCATTCTGGGGGGCATGAGCCCCGTGGATGGTCACTGGCTCTGCCGCATGTTCGAACTGGGGGTCATGGAATACATAGATATTGTCGGCATTCACGGCTTCCCCGACATCTTCGATTACACCTGGAAGGGATGGGACAGAAACATCGTCATGGTGCGGGAAGTACTGGAAAGCAAGGGGAGCAGTTGCCGGATCTGGGTTACGGAAGCGGGATTTTCCACCTGGCAGTATGACGAACTGAAGCAGATGGGGGTCTTCCTCGAATTTCTTCAGGCGCCAGCCGACAGAATCTACTGGTACGGGGCAGATGATCTCGATCCGGCTCTTGCCGCAGTCAACCGCTTCCATCTGGATGAAAGGGAGTACTCCTTCGGCCTGAGGAAGGCTGACGGGACGCCGAAGCTTTTATGCCGGCTCCTGGAGAATGGCGGCGTTACAGCCGTTCGCCAGGTGACTGAGGGATTTCCAGCCACGACAAGCTATCTGGGAGAGAAGCAAAAGGGAGTGCTCATTACCGGCGGCGCCGGCTTTATCGGCACCAACCTTGCCGACCGGCTACTGGCTGCAGGAGAACGGGTGATCATCTACGACAACCTTTCCCGCCCCGGAGTGGAAAAAAATCTTTTCTGGCTGCAGGAAAAATACGGCGACAGGCTGGATGTGAGAATTGCAGATATCCGCAACAGCCTTCTGCTGGAGCAGGCAGTGTCGGAGGCGAAGAACGTCTTCCATTTTTCTGCCCAGGTGGCCGTTACCACCAGTATTGAAAATCCCGCAGCCGACTTTGCCGTGAATGCCGCCGGGGCCTTTGCCCTCCTGGAAGCCATCAGGAAGGCCCCCGCACCCCCGACCCTGCTGTTTACTTCCACGAACAAGGTGTATGGGGCAATGGAAGGAATGCAGCTACAAAAGAACAACCAGCGCTACGAGCCGGTTGACCGGTCACTCCAGTCTTTCGGTATGGGGGAAGATGTTCCCCTGAATTTTCTCAGCCCTTACGGCTGCTCCAAAGGGTGTGTCGACCAATATGTGCTGGATTACGCCCACACTTACGGCATTGCGGCAGCAGTTTTCCGTATGAGCTGCATCTATGGCCCCCACCAGTTCGGCACCGAGGACCAGGGATGGGTTGCCCATTTCGCCATCCAGACCCTGTGCAACAATCCCATAAGTCTCTATGGCGACGGATGTCAGGTGCGCGACCTGCTTTTCGTTGAAGACCTGGTGGATGCATTCCTCCTCGCCCGCCAGTTGATGCCGGAAATAAAAGGACAGGCCTTCAATATCGGCGGCGGGCCGGAAAGATCGACAAGTCTCCTTGAGCTTCTCCAGCTTCTCCAGGAAATCCACGGCGACCTGCCTTCCGTAAGCTTTGGTAATTGGCGTACCGGCGATCAGCGCTACTACATATCAGACATACGCAAGTTCTCGGCGGTTTCCGGGTGGGAACCCCGCCATTCGGTAGAAGAAGGGGTGAAAAAGCTTTACCACTGGCTGTCGGCCTCGCTGACAACCGGCAAGAGAAACCTGTCCAGGGACTACCCCCATCCCCCCCTTTATCCCTCGGCAGCAGTGGAGGCTATGACTTGA
- a CDS encoding MDR/zinc-dependent alcohol dehydrogenase-like family protein, with the protein MIHSMQAAIITGPGQAGLTEIPIPDPGSGDLLIRVEGCGVCPSNLPLWQGRPWFTYPAPPGNPGHEGWGTVEATGHGVKGFAEGDRVTFLSSQAYAEYDLVPAEAAVKLPSSLDGKAFPGEPVGCAVNVFRRSQIRADQTVAVIGAGFLGIIFTALAAAQGANVVAITRRRASLDLAKKYGAAESVTLDDHQGIIDRLNKITGGKGCDRVIEATGHQWPLDLAGELVGERGTLVIAGYHQDGPRQVNLQQWNWKGIDVINAHERDRKVYLEGIREGIRAAESGLFRLDDLVTHDFSLRELDKAYAAITERPEGFIKGIIRM; encoded by the coding sequence TTGATACATTCCATGCAGGCAGCAATCATTACCGGTCCCGGACAGGCAGGACTGACCGAGATTCCCATACCCGATCCCGGCTCAGGCGATCTTTTGATCAGGGTAGAAGGATGCGGCGTATGCCCGTCAAATCTGCCCCTGTGGCAGGGAAGGCCATGGTTCACCTATCCCGCTCCCCCCGGGAATCCGGGGCATGAAGGTTGGGGAACCGTCGAAGCCACAGGCCACGGCGTCAAGGGTTTTGCCGAAGGTGACCGGGTGACCTTTCTTTCGTCCCAGGCCTATGCCGAATACGATCTGGTTCCCGCCGAAGCGGCAGTAAAGCTGCCCTCCAGCCTGGATGGAAAGGCATTCCCCGGCGAACCGGTCGGCTGTGCCGTCAACGTCTTCCGGCGCAGCCAGATCCGGGCCGATCAAACGGTGGCGGTCATCGGCGCCGGATTTCTCGGTATCATTTTTACAGCGCTCGCAGCAGCCCAGGGAGCCAACGTGGTCGCCATAACCAGACGGAGGGCATCGCTCGACCTGGCAAAAAAATATGGCGCCGCCGAATCGGTGACTTTGGATGATCACCAGGGCATCATCGACCGCCTGAATAAAATTACCGGAGGAAAAGGCTGCGACCGGGTCATCGAGGCCACCGGCCATCAATGGCCCTTGGACCTGGCGGGAGAACTTGTCGGCGAGCGCGGCACGCTGGTCATAGCCGGATACCACCAGGACGGCCCCCGGCAGGTCAACCTCCAACAGTGGAACTGGAAGGGCATCGATGTGATAAATGCCCACGAACGGGACCGGAAGGTCTATCTGGAAGGGATAAGGGAAGGCATCAGGGCTGCAGAATCGGGTCTGTTCCGTCTCGATGATTTGGTAACCCACGATTTCAGCCTCAGGGAACTG